A genomic window from Populus alba chromosome 19, ASM523922v2, whole genome shotgun sequence includes:
- the LOC118050647 gene encoding uncharacterized protein produces the protein MSIPPSSSTSQQFTYAASTSATVANGAYFPTPFHLQQSETYPKPYVAPPPTVMAPVYPPAPIGPVYSLPQYQQAHQLFQRDAQTITPEALESVKAALANSEVEHKAETKRKAIPRKAAGQTWEDPILAEWPENDYRVFCGDLGNEVNDDVLSKAFSRFPSFNLARVVRDNRTGKTKGYGFVSFANPTDLAAALKEMNGKYVGNRPIKLRKSNWRERTDYGALERQKNQSQRKPKLPKKSVLHK, from the exons aTGTCGATCcctccatcttcttcaacatcGCAGCAATTCACTTACGCAGCATCGACGTCAGCAACAGTAGCAAACGGCGCGTATTTCCCTACCCCATTTCACCTCCAGCAATCGGAAACTTACCCCAAACCCTATGTCGCTCCACCTCCTACCGTCATGGCGCCCGTTTATCCGCCTGCCCCGATTGGACCCGTTTACTCCCTTCCACAGTACCAACAG GCGCACCAGTTGTTTCAGAGGGATGCACAAACGATCACGCCTGAAGCACTTGAGAGTGTGAAAGCAGCCCTTGCAAATAGTGAGGTTGAACATAAAGCAGAGACTAAAAGGAAAGCAATTCCTCGTAAAGCTGCTGGCCAGACATGGGAGGATCCAATTCTTGCAGAATGGCCTGAAA ATGACTACCGCGTATTTTGTGGTGATCTTGGTAATGAGGTGAATGATGATGTTctttcaaaagcattttcaaGGTTTCCTTCTTTTAACTTGGCCAGA GTTGTCAGGGATAATCGAACTGGAAAGACCAAGGGCTATGGATTTGTTAGCTTTGCCAACCCTACTGACCTTGCTGCTGCACTTAAGGAGATGAATG GTAAATATGTCGGAAACCGGCCTATCAAGTTACGGAAGAGCAACTGGAGGGAGAGGACAGATTACGGAGCTTTAGAAAGACAAAAG AACCAGAGTCAAAGGAAACCGAAGCTTCCAAAGAAGAGTGTATTGCACAAGTAA
- the LOC118050646 gene encoding TMV resistance protein N isoform X2: protein MAAVNNEESSSSMCEFPYHVFLSFRGEDTRKSFTDHLYTALKWAGIHVFRDDDAIERGADIECEVEKAIRQSKMSLIVFSSDFASSSWCLDEVAMIMEHKKHHSGHNVLPVFYDVDPSEVQKQTGDLAEAFSGHGKRFKDEKIEGWRSALCKVTNLAGMVLHKRPEAGFIQDIVKKVREMLKRTILHVPSYLVGVDAQVKDINNWIRDRPEDVNIAVIHGIAGVGKTTIAKNVCNLNFEQFDCWSFLKDVRKTSKQYNGLVQLQMQLLSDLSKGGFQKINNVDEGIIQIRYATRFKKVLIVLDDVDQLKSILEVGKWLYKGSKIIITTRHGRLQSFHDQPCKEFRIMPLDDSESLQLFSWHAFRQSQPSEDYLQDSKNIVRYCGGLPLALEVIGVSLSGRTGDSWKRAIKEPEALDGGKIHEILRVSYDSLQDDRDKNLFLDIACFFIGEDITFVERIVESCDFYRNVGIQELIDKNLISIDKDNKLAMHQLLREMGCEIVRQESPENHGERSRIWRHGDSFKILRKKTGSRSVKSFILDWEQVNIASKCLDLNTDAFASMSNLKLIHLNNLRLKGGYENFPKGLVWLCWHHAPWDHIPVDFYLEDLIVLDLCNSSLRHVWHGIRCFPGLKILNLSRCHGLGRTPDFSGLLCLEILILEECTNLAEVHKSIGNLQNLSFSSFKDCINLKRLPDEMCKLTSLQTLILSGCSKLDSEIPSQLEKMKFLGVIRADGPLMSQFQKWASRMWSWLMRNGTLSTKRSIDCLPSSLVNLSLANSNIRDDMMPNILSSLPCLEHLDLSGNPFQHLPDSISFLTRLETLWLQGCTSLQSLPSLPSSLESLLISNFGPLLGPLDIYMFGRQELDKLQGLFKLEQLLNFDMEMIYNVGMQKSESMRITQDNTNFVAMTTQGKTTIQVFQDGGISNIYLRVHEIPDWLCHATGARHACYCVPSSSSFDICGFNICAVYTCSDPRGNFESSSSAKIRIEAKGQILEYTPEIFGVPEANEDMLWLSHWTLSCKLEAGDSVACSVILPSCFQVKKFGIHLVSPHQNSSDKEGQTFFV from the exons ATGGCTGCTGTTAATAACGAGGAATCAAGCTCCTCAATGTGTGAATTTCcttatcatgtgtttttaagCTTTAGGGGAGAGGACACCCGCAAGAGTTTCACCGACCATCTGTATACCGCTTTGAAGTGGGCAGGAATTCATGTATTTAGAGATGACGATGCAATTGAGAGAGGTGCAGACATAGAATGTGAAGTTGAAAAGGCAATACGACAGTCAAAAATGTCGTTGATTGTCTTCTCGAGTGATTTTGCTTCTTCAAGCTGGTGCCTAGATGAGGTTGCAATGATTATGGAACATAAGAAGCATCATTCTGGGCACAATGTTCTTCCTGTATTTTATGACGTCGATCCATCAGAAGTCCAAAAGCAAACAGGTGATTTGGCAGAAGCATTTTCTGGACATGGAAAGCGCTTCAAGGATGAGAAGATCGAGGGATGGAGGTCAGCTCTTTGCAAGGTCACTAATCTGGCAGGAATGGTTCTACACAAAAG ACCTGAGGCAGGATTCATACAAGATATTGTCAAAAAGGTTAGAGAAATGTTGAAACGCACAATACTGCATGTGCCCTCTTATTTAGTTGGAGTTGATGCTCAGGTGAAAGACATTAACAACTGGATACGAGACAGGCCTGAAGATGTTAATATAGCAGTAATACATGGAATTGCTGGTGTTGGTAAGACAACAATTGCCAAGAATGTTTGCAACCTCAATTTCGAACAATTTGACTGTTGGAGCTTTCTAAAAGATGTCAGAAAAACATCAAAGCAATATAATGGTTTGGTTCAATTACAGATGCAACTTCTTTCTGATTTGTCAAAGGGGGGATTCCAGAAGATAAACAACGTAGATGAAGGAATTATCCAAATCAGATATGCCACACGGTTCAAAAAAGTACttattgttcttgatgatgttgACCAACTCAAATCAATTCTTGAAGTGGGGAAATGGCTTTACAAGGGAAGTAAAATCATCATAACAACCAGACATGGTCGCTTGCAAAGTTTTCATGATCAACCTTGTAAAGAGTTTAGAATTATGCCTCTTGATGACAGTGAATCCCTTCAACTCTTTAGTTGGCATGCATTTAGACAATCACAGCCTTCTGAAGATTACTTGCAAGACTCTAAAAATATAGTGCGTTATTGTGGAGGGCTGCCACTTGCGCTCGAAGTAATCGGCGTTTCTTTGTCTGGTCGAACTGGGGATTCGTGGAAAAGAGCAATAAAAGAACCAGAAGCCCTTGATGGTGGTAAAATTCATGAGATTCTTCGAGTAAGTTATgactctcttcaagatgatcgTGACAAGAATTTGTTTCTTGATATAGCTTGTTTCTTCATTGGAGAAGACATAACCTTTGTGGAGAGAATTGTAGAAAGCTGTGATTTCTATCGGAATGTTGGAATTCAAGAACTCATTGACAAGAATCTGATATCCATTGATAAGGACAATAAACTGGCAATGCATCAATTGCTTAGGGAAATGGGATGCGAAATTGTCCGTCAAGAATCACCTGAGAATCATGGAGAGCGTAGCAGAATTTGGCGTCATGGTGATTCATTTaagattttgagaaaaaaaact GGCTCCAGGTCTGTTAAGAGCTTCATCCTTGACTGGGAACAAGTAAACATAGCCTCAAAATGTTTGGACTTAAACACTGATGCTTTTGCAAGCATGAGCAATCTAAAACTAATCCACCTCAATAATTTGAGGCTTAAAGGAGGGTATGAAAATTTTCCAAAAGGATTAGTGTGGCTGTGTTGGCATCACGCCCCTTGGGATCATATACCAGTCGATTTTTATCTCGAGGATCTTATCGTTCTTGACCTATGCAACAGCAGTCTAAGGCATGTTTGGCATGGAATCCGG TGTTTTCCAGGGTTGAAGATCCTTAATCTCAGTCGTTGTCATGGTCTAGGTAGAACTCCAGACTTCTCAGGACTCCTTTGTCTTGAAATATTGATACTTGAAGAATGCACGAATTTGGCTGAGGTTCACAAGTCCATTGGAAACCTACAAAATCTTTCCTTTTCAAGTTTTAAGGACTGCATAAATCTCAAGAGACTTCCAGATGAAATGTGCAAGTTGACATCACTTCAAACTCTAATATTGTCTGGTTGCTCTAAACTTGATAGTGAGATACCGAGTCAGTTGGAAAAAATGAAATTCTTGGGAGTGATTCGTGCAGATGGACCTCTCATGAGTCAGTTTCAAAAGTGGGCTTCAAGAATGTGGTCCTGGTTAATGAGAAACGGCACATTATCAACCAAGCGTTCTATCGATTGCTTGCCATCTTCTTTGGTAAATTTAAGTCTTGCAAACAGCAATATAAGGGATGATATGATGCCTAATATTCTTAGTTCCTTGCCTTGTTTGGAACATTTGGATCTAAGTGGAAATCCATTTCAGCATCTACCTGATAGCATTAGTTTCCTGACAAGGCTTGAAACTCTTTGGTTACAAGGATGCACAAGTCTCCAATCACTTCCAAGCCTACCAAGTAGTTTAGAGAGCTTACTTATAAGCAATTTTGGACCCCTATTGGGACCACTGGATATCTACATGTTTGGTCGCCAAGAACTAGACAAGCTTCAAGGCCTGTTCAAGTTAGAACAATTGCTGAACTTTGACATGGAGATGATCTATAATGTTGGTATGCAGAAATCAGAATCCATGAGAATCACTCAAGACAACACTAATTTTGTTGCAATGACAACACAAGGAAAGACTACCATCCAG GTATTTCAAGACGGTGGCATAAGCAACATATATCTGCGAGTGCATGAGATTCCAGATTGGCTCTGTCACGCGACAGGAGCACGCCATGCATGTTATTGCGTACCTTCAAGTTCTAGTTTTGATATCTGTGGTTTCAACATATGTGCTGTGTATACATGCTCTGACCCGAGGGGTAATTTTGAAAGTTCTAGCAGTGCCAAAATAAGAATCGAAGCCAAAGGTCAAATCTTGGAGTATACCCCAGAAATCTTTGGAGTTCCTGAAGCCAATGAGGACATGTTGTGGTTAAGCCATTGGACGCTTAGTTGCAAGTTAGAAGCTGGTGATTCCGTGGCATGTTCCGTAATTTTGCCTTCTTGTTTTCAAGTGAAGAAGTTTGGTATCCACCTGGTTTCCCCGCATCAGAATTCATCAGACAAGGAAGGTCaaacattttttgtttga
- the LOC118050646 gene encoding TMV resistance protein N isoform X1, with amino-acid sequence MAAVNNEESSSSMCEFPYHVFLSFRGEDTRKNFTDHLYTALKGAGIHVFRDDDAIERGADIECEVEKAIRHSKMSLIVFSSDFASSSWCLDEVAVIMEHKKHHSGHNVLPVFYDVDPSEVQKQTGDLAEAFSGDGKRFKDEKIEGWRSALCKVTNLAGMVLHKRPEAGFIQDIVKKVREMLKCTILHVPSYLVGVDAQVKDINNWIQDRPEDVNIAVIHGIPGVGKTTIAKNVCNLNFEQFDCWSFLKDVRKTSKQYNGLVQLQMQLLSDLSKGGFQKINNVDEGIIQIRYATRFKKVLIVLDDVDDVDQLKSILEVGKWLYKGSKIIITTRHGRLQSFHDQPCKEFRIMPLDDSESLQLFSWHAFRQSQPSEYYLQDSKNIVRYCGGLPLALEVIGFSLSGRTGDSWKRAIREPEALDGGKIHEILPVSYDSLQDDRDKNLFLDIACFFIGEELTFVETLVESCDSYRNVGIEELIDRDLISIDKDNKLAMHQLLRDMGREIVRQESPENHGERSRIWRHDDSFKILRKKTGSRSVKSFILDWEQVNIASKCLDLNTDAFASMSNLKLIHLNNLRLKGGYENFPKGLVWLCWHHAPWDHIPVDFYLEDLIVLDLCNSSLRHVWHGIRCFPGLKILNLSRCHGLGRTPDFSGLLCLEILILEECTNLAEVHKSIGNLQNLSFSSFKDCINLKRLPDEMCKLTSLQTLILSGCSKLDSEIPSQLEKMKFLGVIRADGPLMSQFQKWASRMWSWLMRNGTLSTKRSIDCLPSSLVNLSLANSNIRDDMMPNILSSLPCLEHLDLSGNPFQHLPDSISFLTRLETLWLQGCTSLQSLPSLPSSLESLLISNFGPLLGPLDIYMFGRQELDKLQGLFKLEQLLNFDMEMIYNVGMQKSESMRITQDNTNFVAMTTQGKTTIQVFQDGGISNIYLRVHEIPDWLCHATGARHACYCVPSSSSFDICGFNICAVYTCSDPRGNFESSSSAKIRIEAKGQILEYTPEIFGVPEANEDMLWLSHWTLSCKLEAGDSVACSVILPSCFQVKKFGIHLVSPHQNSSDKEGQTFFV; translated from the exons TGGTGCCTAGATGAGGTTGCAGTGATTATGGAACATAAGAAGCATCATTCTGGGCACAATGTTCTTCCTGTATTTTATGACGTCGATCCATCAGAAGTCCAAAAGCAAACAGGTGATTTGGCAGAAGCATTTTCTGGAGATGGAAAGCGCTTCAAGGATGAGAAGATCGAGGGATGGAGGTCAGCTCTTTGCAAGGTCACTAATCTGGCAGGAATGGTTCTACACAAAAG ACCTGAGGCAGGATTCATACAAGATATTGTCAAAAAGGTTAGAGAAATGTTGAAATGCACAATACTGCATGTGCCCTCTTATTTAGTTGGAGTTGATGCTCAGGTGAAAGACATTAACAACTGGATACAAGACAGGCCTGAAGATGTTAATATAGCAGTAATACATGGAATTCCCGGTGTTGGTAAGACAACAATTGCCAAGAATGTTTGCAACCTCAATTTCGAACAATTTGACTGTTGGAGCTTTCTAAAAGATGTCAGAAAAACATCAAAGCAATATAATGGTTTGGTTCAATTACAGATGCAACTTCTTTCTGATTTGTCAAAGGGGGGATTCCAGAAGATAAACAACGTAGATGAAGGAATTATCCAAATCAGATATGCCACGCGGTTCAAAAAAGTACTTATTGTTCTCGATGATGTTGATGATGTTGACCAACTCAAATCAATTCTTGAAGTGGGGAAATGGCTTTACAAGGGAAGTAAAATCATCATAACAACCAGACATGGTCGCTTGCAAAGTTTTCATGATCAACCTTGTAAAGAGTTTAGAATTATGCCTCTTGATGACAGTGAATCCCTTCAACTCTTTAGTTGGCATGCATTTAGACAATCACAGCCTTCTGAATATTACTTGCAAGACTCTAAAAATATAGTGCGTTATTGTGGAGGGCTGCCACTTGCTCTCGAAGTAATTGGCTTTTCTTTGTCTGGTCGAACTGGGGATTCATGGAAAAGAGCAATAAGAGAACCAGAAGCCCTTGATGGTGGTAAAATTCACGAGATTCTTCCAGTAAGTTATgactctcttcaagatgatcgTGACAAGAATTTGTTTCTTGATATAGCTTGTTTCTTCATTGGAGAAGAATTAACCTTCGTGGAGACACTTGTAGAAAGCTGTGATTCCTATCGGAATGTTGGAATTGAAGAACTTATTGACAGGGATCTGATATCCATTGATAAGGACAATAAACTGGCAATGCATCAATTGCTTAGGGATATGGGAAGGGAAATTGTCCGTCAAGAATCACCTGAAAATCATGGAGAGCGTAGCCGAATTTGGCGTCATGAtgattcatttaaaatattgagaaaaaaaact GGCTCCAGGTCTGTTAAGAGCTTCATCCTTGACTGGGAACAAGTAAACATAGCCTCAAAATGTTTGGACTTAAACACTGATGCTTTTGCAAGCATGAGCAATCTAAAACTAATCCACCTCAATAATTTGAGGCTTAAAGGAGGGTATGAAAATTTTCCAAAAGGATTAGTGTGGCTGTGTTGGCATCACGCCCCTTGGGATCATATACCAGTCGATTTTTATCTCGAGGATCTTATCGTTCTTGACCTATGCAACAGCAGTCTAAGGCATGTTTGGCATGGAATCCGG TGTTTTCCAGGGTTGAAGATCCTTAATCTCAGTCGTTGTCATGGTCTAGGTAGAACTCCAGACTTCTCAGGACTCCTTTGTCTTGAAATATTGATACTTGAAGAATGCACGAATTTGGCTGAGGTTCACAAGTCCATTGGAAACCTACAAAATCTTTCCTTTTCAAGTTTTAAGGACTGCATAAATCTCAAGAGACTTCCAGATGAAATGTGCAAGTTGACATCACTTCAAACTCTAATATTGTCTGGTTGCTCTAAACTTGATAGTGAGATACCGAGTCAGTTGGAAAAAATGAAATTCTTGGGAGTGATTCGTGCAGATGGACCTCTCATGAGTCAGTTTCAAAAGTGGGCTTCAAGAATGTGGTCCTGGTTAATGAGAAACGGCACATTATCAACCAAGCGTTCTATCGATTGCTTGCCATCTTCTTTGGTAAATTTAAGTCTTGCAAACAGCAATATAAGGGATGATATGATGCCTAATATTCTTAGTTCCTTGCCTTGTTTGGAACATTTGGATCTAAGTGGAAATCCATTTCAGCATCTACCTGATAGCATTAGTTTCCTGACAAGGCTTGAAACTCTTTGGTTACAAGGATGCACAAGTCTCCAATCACTTCCAAGCCTACCAAGTAGTTTAGAGAGCTTACTTATAAGCAATTTTGGACCCCTATTGGGACCACTGGATATCTACATGTTTGGTCGCCAAGAACTAGACAAGCTTCAAGGCCTGTTCAAGTTAGAACAATTGCTGAACTTTGACATGGAGATGATCTATAATGTTGGTATGCAGAAATCAGAATCCATGAGAATCACTCAAGACAACACTAATTTTGTTGCAATGACAACACAAGGAAAGACTACCATCCAG GTATTTCAAGACGGTGGCATAAGCAACATATATCTGCGAGTGCATGAGATTCCAGATTGGCTCTGTCACGCGACAGGAGCACGCCATGCATGTTATTGCGTACCTTCAAGTTCTAGTTTTGATATCTGTGGTTTCAACATATGTGCTGTGTATACATGCTCTGACCCGAGGGGTAATTTTGAAAGTTCTAGCAGTGCCAAAATAAGAATCGAAGCCAAAGGTCAAATCTTGGAGTATACCCCAGAAATCTTTGGAGTTCCTGAAGCCAATGAGGACATGTTGTGGTTAAGCCATTGGACGCTTAGTTGCAAGTTAGAAGCTGGTGATTCCGTGGCATGTTCCGTAATTTTGCCTTCTTGTTTTCAAGTGAAGAAGTTTGGTATCCACCTGGTTTCCCCGCATCAGAATTCATCAGACAAGGAAGGTCaaacattttttgtttga